The DNA sequence GGAAAATGGGGATGGCTCTCCGGAGCCGTCCAAAACCCTTGGGGACGGCTCCGGAGAGCCATCCCGTTGTCAACTACATCCTTTTGGGCGCCAGAGGCTTGACACCGTGGCTCATAGAAGGATGACAGGATTTTGTGTGGGCGTCGGTCTCGGGACGGCGTGCATCGTAGGTCAGCCGACCCATGCCCGCCCCTGACCCGCACCCGTACCTTCCCATCCGATTCGACCGCGCGTGCATCAGGCCCGCGCATCCAATCAACCGTTACTGATCCCGGAACGAATGTCCCGCATCCTGCTCGTCGAGGACAGCCCCGACCTGGCCGAGGGGCTGCAGCGAAACCTGGAGATGGACGGCTACGAGGTGTCGCTGGCCATGAAGGGCGCCCACGCCCTGGCCCTGGCCACCAGCGACAAGCCCGACCTGATCGTGCTGGATCTCGGCCTTCCCGACCGCGACGGCTACAGCGTGCTCGAAGAGCTGCGCACCCGCGGCGCCACCTGCCCCGTCCTCATCCTTTCCGCCCGCAGCCTGGAAGCCGACAAGCTCCAAGGCTTTCGCCTGGGCGCCGACGACTACGTCACCAAGCCGTTCAGCGTGATGGAGCTGCTGGCGCGCATCTCGGCGCTGCTGCGCCGCGCGCGTGCCGCCGCCGCCCCGGCCGCCGCACCCGGAGCCGCCGAGGTGCCCAAGCCCGCCCCGCTCGCCGACGAGGCCCTGCGCGAGCGCTTCGGACTGACGGCGCGGCAGATCGCCGTCACCCGGCTGCTGGGCGAAGGCTACAGCAACGCCGAGATCGCCAAGCAGCTTTCGGTGAGCTACTTCACCGCGCGAAACCACGTGGAGCAGGTGCTGTCGAAGCTGGGCGTGTCCACGCGCGCCGCGGTGGGCTCCATCCTGTACGGGCAGGGCTGACGGTGGACCTGGGGCGGATGCGGCTGGCGCGGCGGCGGTCCTTGGTGGGGGGACATCTGGGCTCCGGCGTCCTGGCCGTGGCCTCGGCGCTGACCGCCGTCGCCGCGCTGGCGCTGGTGATGGCCGGCGGCTCGCTCCCCCGCTGGGTGGCTCCGGTCACGCTCGCGGCCGCGGCGATCGGACTGGGAGCTGGCGCCTGGCTTCAGCGCCGCGCCGAGCGCGAGGAGCGCCGCGTCCGCCGCGCCGTCGCGGACGGGCTGGCCCACGCGGTCCGCACGCCGCTGGCGCAGGTTCACATGCAGGCCGAGATGCTTCTCGCCGGCCGCACACCGTCGCCTGAGGAGCAGGAGCGTGCGTTGATGAACATCGACGGCGCCGCCCGCCGCCTGTCGCGCGCGGTGGAAAACGCCGTCGCCTTTGCAAGCCTGTCCAACCCCGGCCTGCTCCTCGTCCCCACGACCGTGGACCTCGGCGCGCTGATCGAGGATGCCGCCGCCGACGCCGCCGGCGCCTTCCGCGCACGCGGCATTGTGCTCGACGCCGATCCGCCCTCCGGCCTCCTGATCGACGCCGATCGGCAAGCGCTGCGGCTGGCGCTGGACAACCTGCTGGACAACGCCCTCCAGCACGGCGCGGCGGGGCAGCACGTGCTGTTGGCCGTCGGAGTGGATCGTGGCGGGCGGGCCGTGATCAGCATCACGGACGAGGGCGACGGTGTATCCAAGCGCGACCGGCTGCGCATCTGGCACCCATTCGCCCGTCTTTCCGCGCCGGGCCAGCCGGAGCGGAACGGGGGCCTGGGCCTGGCGATCGTCCGCGCGGTGGCGGAAGGCCACGGCGGCGACGCGTGGGTAGAAGCCGCCCCCCGCGGCGGCGCTCGCTTCTGCATCAGCCTCCCCGCGAGCACCATACCCGCTACTTCCCTGCCCCTCGCTGCGGCACTGTAGTTCCACCGACGAATCCGTGCACGCCCTCCGCCTCGCCCTGGCGGTTGAATTGAAACCGCAGCAACAACGGCCCAAAGTCCGCCTTCGCGGACCGCATCCGCTAGTCGGATGCACAGGGCCATCGGACGTGCAATCCGCCATCCTCAGCCCCAACCCGCACCCCGCGCCAGACCCGCCAGACCCGCCAGACCCGCCAGACCCGCCCGAGCCGCCAAACCCAAAGCACGCCCACACCCCGGCCGTGCGCGCCCAACCCTGTCATCCTGAGCCCCAAGCGCACCCCACTCGCCCGCGCTCCAAACCACGCGGGGCGAAGGATCTAGCTCGGCCGTAATCGTCAGGGCGCGGCAGCGGTCACAAACCCGTGGGCCTCGGTGCGGGACGTGGAGCGTGCACGGCCCCGGGCCCTCCCCATGGCGGTTGAACCCGCGTCTGGAACATCACGAAGTCCGCATGCGCGGATTGCATCCGCCGGTCGGGTGCACAACCCCAACGGACGCGCCGCCCGCCACGCTACGCCACGTGCGCATCGAACAACTCGGCGAGGGCGACCGCGGGGTCGCGGCAGAGCCCGCCATGCACGGCGCCGCACTGCAGCACATCCGATCGGGGCGCGGTG is a window from the Longimicrobium sp. genome containing:
- a CDS encoding HAMP domain-containing sensor histidine kinase, which encodes MDLGRMRLARRRSLVGGHLGSGVLAVASALTAVAALALVMAGGSLPRWVAPVTLAAAAIGLGAGAWLQRRAEREERRVRRAVADGLAHAVRTPLAQVHMQAEMLLAGRTPSPEEQERALMNIDGAARRLSRAVENAVAFASLSNPGLLLVPTTVDLGALIEDAAADAAGAFRARGIVLDADPPSGLLIDADRQALRLALDNLLDNALQHGAAGQHVLLAVGVDRGGRAVISITDEGDGVSKRDRLRIWHPFARLSAPGQPERNGGLGLAIVRAVAEGHGGDAWVEAAPRGGARFCISLPASTIPATSLPLAAAL
- a CDS encoding response regulator; protein product: MSRILLVEDSPDLAEGLQRNLEMDGYEVSLAMKGAHALALATSDKPDLIVLDLGLPDRDGYSVLEELRTRGATCPVLILSARSLEADKLQGFRLGADDYVTKPFSVMELLARISALLRRARAAAAPAAAPGAAEVPKPAPLADEALRERFGLTARQIAVTRLLGEGYSNAEIAKQLSVSYFTARNHVEQVLSKLGVSTRAAVGSILYGQG